The following coding sequences lie in one Lolium perenne isolate Kyuss_39 chromosome 2, Kyuss_2.0, whole genome shotgun sequence genomic window:
- the LOC127331049 gene encoding uncharacterized protein yields the protein MRTDAIFLRACTKLRSAVGHESVARGLNFAGDLREMLRALEVIQPGLEEAEMRICTGDTSRLLMNWMKDATQAACRVMDVVDELQDTRPPAAAATMTRMLPRLAIKKNDMATKVNEVKNQVIWLKEYWRSYICGEEDTIPQQLQVRDKRTTVPCFQEASVIGRGPDKQRIVAMLLSAATNITQGPPSCIILPIFGLAGSGKTTLAKMIFNDTNYFLQEYNFRLWVHVSPKFDIHRICEYIISQVVSRGGQEDINSHSSNSERYLARLHGLLNGKKVLLVLDDLWEQDSTQLQLLKSMLTALGDKLDVIVTTCNRAIDRKICTVEPYRLTPLGNDACWQIIKKSIRLKEHDEELEKIGREIASKCCGVPSVAGAYAEMLHSLDPTRWEEVMERNIWRCCSSVDSTSHSLLSTFGLSYISMPPELRLCFDYYCAIFPNGHTIVKDDLIRQWTALHLIESSESLSATQIAEVYITSLLDMSFLQTAKSDPVNGEDDKGAILFTMHGLAHNFARWFTLLEYTYDDNIPTRCVHYRLVTSGHGDLFDRDDDYVRALRCVGCSEVKFNEDSFSFKRCLRVLELTESSVQKLPDSIWQLRHLGYLKISEFSKLVALPESFGHLNNLFHIDLSGCSGLINLPESFGKLIRLVHVNLSGCSGLATLPESFGNLINLSYLNLSRCYALTEIPVLLQKLAKLVHLDLSFWSCFEGIGKGLGGLTNLEYLNLSHPCSHLPRHRSHLQELKEGLCNLTSLRYLNLSMCLNPIFYCPQSQESSLQYIGDCLRGLSSLEHLDLSHNTFLCYLPESLGHLNKLHTLNLSGCIRLKKISEIKSLKFISQRNCRGLESCHFVIRVDDDAPYSSSNIGQLEDVNCQELQISCLENVMSLEEAQRIRLVEKHKLNRLKLSWSVGDTRGSFNVDENALLGELVPPHSVQCLEFHGYGGETFLPSWRIPSISSHLSNLVEVTMEDFPMCTTLPPLGLLPNLERLVLRRMASITRIDDTDLSSGNQEAFSRISKVTIDDMENLKVFMFPGVSELVIQKCPELSFGPLAPKAQRLVISDCNKVMSSCIKRQRDSEEGSSSSAPLTELVVENCNLPLGHWSLLHRLSGLHNLTINNCGDLGTTSPEIIQALASLRSLCFSHCKEMISLPEYFGGLTSLRKLTILSCHGMKSLLQNMDKLTNLKDLYILDCPSLKAWYESEENKVELAHIRPKYEKVGARSRA from the exons ATGAGGACGGACGCCATCTTCCTGAGGGCATGCACAAAGCTCAGATCTGCCGTTGGACATGAATCCGTGGCGCGAGGTTTGAACTTTGCCGGTGACCTGCGGGAGATGCTGCGCGCGCTGGAGGTCATCCAGCCGGGACTGGAGGAAGCCGAGATGCGAATATGCACGGGTGATACTAGCAGGCTGCTGATGAATTGGATGAAGGATGCCACGCAAGCCGCCTGCAGGGTCATGGATGTGGTCGACGAGTTGCAAGACACCAGGCCACCGGCTGCTGCTGCCACG ATGACAAGGATGCTCCCCCGCCTTGCCATCAAGAAGAATGATATGGCCACCAAGGTGAACGAGGTAAAGAATCAAGTGATATGGCTAAAGGAGTACTGGCGTTCTTACATTTGTGGGGAAGAGGATACCATCCCGCAGCAACTGCAAGTTAGGGATAAACGGACAACAGTACCATGTTTTCAAGAGGCATCTGTTATCGGAAGGGGGCCAGATAAACAGAGGATAGTGGCCATGCTGCTATCTGCTGCGACTAACATCACACAAGGGCCACCCAGCTGCATCATTCTTCCAATATTTGGGCTTGCTGGAAGTGGCAAGACAACCTTGGCAAAAATGATTTTTAACGATACCAACTACTTCCTCCAAGAATACAACTTTCGTCTCTGGGTTCATGTCTCGCCGAAATTTGACATCCATAGAATATGTGAGTATATAATCAGTCAAGTGGTGTCAAGAGGAGGACAAGAAGATATCAACAGCCATAGTTCTAATTCAGAAAGGTATCTGGCGCGCCTTCACGGGCTACTTAACGGTAAGAAGGTGCTCCTTGTTCTGGATGACCTGTGGGAGCAGGATTCCACTCAGCTACAGCTCTTAAAGTCCATGTTAACGGCCTTGGGCGACAAGCTGGATGTGATAGTGACCACATGCAATCGAGCCATTGATAGAAAGATTTGCACTGTAGAGCCGTACAGGCTAACTCCCTTGGGCAATGATGCATGCTGGCAAATAATCAAAAAATCAATCCGTTTAAAAGAACATGATGAAGAGTTGGAGAAGATAGGACGGGAGATCGCAAGCAAGTGCTGCGGTGTACCATCAGTAGCTGGAGCATATGCAGAGATGTTACATTCCCTAGATCCTACAAGATGGGAAGAGGTCATGGAAAGAAATATATGGAGATGCTGTTCTAGTGTTGATTCAACATCTCACTCGCTGCTTTCAACTTTCGGTTTAAGCTACATAAGTATGCCACCAGAGTTAAGGCTCTGTTTTGATTATTATTGTGCTATCTTCCCAAATGGCCACACTATAGTTAAAGATGACCTGATTCGTCAATGGACCGCTCTCCATCTCATTGAGTCATCTGAAAGTTTATCTGCCACACAGATTGCTGAGGTGTATATTACCAGTCTTTTGGACATGTCATTCCTTCAAACTGCAAAGTCAGACCCC GTCAACGGGGAGGATGATAAGGGTGCAATCCTGTTCACTATGCACGGTCTAGCGCATAACTTTGCAAGGTGGTTCACACTACTTGAGTATACCTACGACGATAACATCCCCACACGATGTGTGCACTACAGGCTAGTCACCAGTGGCCACGGGGATTTATTTGACCGAGATGATGACTATGTAAGGGCGCTGCGCTGTGTCGGCTGTAGTGAAGTGAAGTTTAACGAAGACTCGTTTTCCTTTAAGAGGTGCCTACGTGTCCTGGAACTAACAGAGAGCTCTGTGCAGAAGCTACCAGACTCCATCTGGCAATTGAGGCACCTAGGGTATCTTAAGATATCAGAATTCTCTAAATTGGTAGCTCTGCCAGAGTCATTTGGACATCTGAATAATCTATTCCACATCGACTTATCAGGCTGCTCTGGACTGATAAATCTACCAGAATCATTTGGAAAGCTAATCCGTTTAGTGCATGTCAACTTGTCAGGCTGCTCTGGGCTCGCAACTCTTCCGGAATCATTTGGGAATCTCATAAACTTGTCCTATCTCAATCTATCACGTTGCTACGCACTGACAGAAATTCCAGTACTACTCCAGAAGCTCGCCAAATTGGTACACCTGGATTTATCATTCTGGTCTTGCTTTGAGGGCATCGGGAAAGGCCTTGGCGGCCTCACCAATCTAGAGTATCTCAACTTGTCCCACCCTTGCAGTCATCTTCCCCGACACCGTTCCCACCTCCAGGAGCTAAAAGAGGGTTTGTGCAATCTTACCAGCCTCCGATATTTGAACTTGTCAATGTGCCTGAATCCTATCTTTTACTGCCCCCAGTCACAAGAGAGCAGTCTCCAATATATTGGAGACTGTCTCAGAGGACTTTCCAGTCTAGAGCATTTGGACCTGTCCCATAACACATTTCTTTGTTATCTACCAGAAAGCCTAGGTCACCTCAACAAACTGCACACACTTAACCTCTCAGGCTGCATCAGACTGAAGAAGATAAGTGAAATAAAGTCTCTCAAGTTTATATCCCAGAGGAACTGCAGGGGTCTGGAAAGTTGCCACTTTGTCATTCGTGTTGATGATGATGCACCATATAGCAGTAGTAACATTGGTCAGCTGGAGGATGTAAATTGCCAAGAGCTCCAGATATCCTGCCTTGAGAACGTGATGTCTCTGGAGGAAGCACAAAGGATAAGATTAGTGGAGAAACATAAGCTCAACAGGCTGAAGCTTAGTTGGAGTGTTGGTGACACCCGAGGATCTTTCAATGTGGACGAGAATGCTTTGCTAGGAGAACTAGTGCCACCACATTCTGTGCAATGCCTTGAGTTTCATGGCTATGGCGGCGAAACCTTCCTACCTTCCTGGCGGATACCAAGCATATCTTCTCATCTCTCTAATCTTGTGGAGGTCACCATGGAAGACTTCCCGATGTGCACAACCCTGCCACCACTGGGTCTATTACCAAACCTAGAGCGTCTAGTTCTCAGAAGGATGGCCAGCATCACAAGAATCGATGATACTGATCTCAGTAGTGGCAACCAAGAAGCATTCAGTCGAATCTCAAAGGTTACCATAGATGACATGGAGAACTTGAAAGTGTTTATGTTCCCTGGCGTTTCTGAATTGGTTATTCAGAAATGCCCCGAGCTGAGCTTTGGACCTCTTGCACCGAAAGCTCAGAGGTTGGTGATATCAGACTGCAACAAAGTTATGTCTTCATGCATAAAGAGACAAAGAGACAGTGAAGAGGGATCTTCAAGTTCTGCTCCACTGACTGAACTGGTTGTTGAAAACTGCAACCTCCCTCTAG GTCACTGGAGTTTGCTTCACCGCCTCTCTGGCCTCCACAACTTAACCATCAACAACTGCGGCGATCTAGGTACCACCTCACCAGAGATTATTCAGGCCCTTGCCTCCCTCCGGTCGTTATGTTTTTCCCATTGCAAGGAAATGATATCACTACCAGAATACTTTGGTGGACTTACTTCTCTCCGGAAACTCACCATCCTAAGTTGCCATGGCATGAAATCTTTGCTGCAAAACATGGACAAACTCACCAACCTCAAAGATCTCTATATTTTGGACTGTCCAAGTTTGAAAGCGTGGTATGAATCAGAGGAGAACAAGGTGGAGCTTGCTCACATACGTCCAAAATATGA AAAAGTAGGTGCCAGGAGTAGAGCTTAA